The genomic stretch CGTGTTCATGTAATAGTTCAGTATTTTTTTCACCAGCTCAAGAGCCTCGTCACCAGTCAGCCCTTCTGCTATTAAATCGCCGATACGAGGTTTCCCTGCCGCATTCCCACCAAAGGTTAAGCGCCAGCCTTTTTTCTCCGCAGTTAAACCGATATCACGCATCCAGGACTCGCAGCAGCAGCGGACACAGCCGGAAAGAGCGACCTTGACCTTGGCAGGAAGCGGGCCATCCAGCTCCATATCCATCAGGGCCTTTGTAAGCGGCTCTGTGGCGCTGGTTGCGCAATCGCACCAGGTCTTACCCGGACATGCCTGGACATAATTGACCCGGTTTCTGGCATGGGGCGGGGTCGCGGGAATGCTCAGCTCCTGTTTCAATGCCTCCAGCTTCTTGGGCTCAAGCCCTTGAAAGAAGAGCCGTTGCCCACCAGTTACCTTCACCATAGGGACTTCATATTTCTGGGCAAGGTCAGAGACCCGCTCCAGGTCCTTCAGGGTGAATATTCCGGCATTGATTCCGGGCATCGGGCAAAATGTTTTATGATTTTCCATACAACAGTAATAACTCGTTTTTTAATAAATTTTACTGATGCCCAAGCTCTGCATGGGCATCTTGAATACAGAAGCTCCGGCTTCGGGAAATAAAGCGGAGCTTCTGAGAAAGCAGTTCCCAAGCCGGAGCTTGGGAAC from Candidatus Electrothrix communis encodes the following:
- a CDS encoding nitrite reductase, whose product is MENHKTFCPMPGINAGIFTLKDLERVSDLAQKYEVPMVKVTGGQRLFFQGLEPKKLEALKQELSIPATPPHARNRVNYVQACPGKTWCDCATSATEPLTKALMDMELDGPLPAKVKVALSGCVRCCCESWMRDIGLTAEKKGWRLTFGGNAAGKPRIGDLIAEGLTGDEALELVKKILNYYMNTAKPKARTARFVERVGIEEVKRNVLG